The following are from one region of the Chromobacterium phragmitis genome:
- a CDS encoding methyl-accepting chemotaxis protein, whose amino-acid sequence MTTLQGMRISTKQALSYGAVIALLLLCAGSALRGFADISVVIHDITRVNNVETRLAHLLLEQNQQIRIDIRNSLLADSPGETARAGQALQESLRRYQDTEQQLAQMFQREPSTLPREREMMSAIQNASRDAHQSYRQALDLAVQQRGKDAAALLNAGKGARLNDSVAELAAFEEQFNEELARQAEDNTQSSRNRMVLLAIVAVAASLLIAVLIRRDLLRTLGGEPQQVAELMRQVAGGNLHCQIPLRAGDQHSLAASIMQTVQTLGAIIGEVKSGSENLSVAAQHIHSTSQMLAQSASQQASGLEETSASVLQMSNSINQTTDNARLTESMAEKASSEAAEGGAAVQQTVRAMREIADKIGIVDDIAYQTNLLALNAAIEAARAGEHGKGFAVVAAEVRKLAERSQVAAQEIGTLAADSVNIVDSAGGLLEEIVRSSRRTSDLVQEIAAASKEQSGGVGQISMAVQQLNQTTQQNASASEELAATAEEMNRQAENLHDLIGFFHLGSLHAAHSAAHSHQPAPASTDDHGYAQF is encoded by the coding sequence ATGACGACATTGCAAGGCATGCGCATTTCCACCAAGCAGGCGCTCAGCTACGGCGCCGTCATCGCCTTGTTGCTGCTGTGCGCGGGAAGCGCCCTGCGCGGCTTCGCCGACATCAGCGTCGTCATTCACGACATCACGCGCGTCAACAACGTGGAAACCCGGCTGGCGCACCTGCTGTTGGAGCAAAATCAGCAAATCCGCATCGACATCCGCAACAGCCTGCTGGCCGACTCTCCTGGAGAAACCGCACGCGCAGGACAGGCGCTGCAGGAGTCGCTGCGCCGCTATCAGGACACCGAGCAGCAATTGGCGCAAATGTTCCAGCGCGAACCCAGCACCCTGCCCAGAGAGCGGGAAATGATGAGCGCCATCCAAAACGCCAGCCGCGACGCGCACCAAAGCTATCGACAGGCGCTGGACCTGGCGGTGCAGCAGCGCGGCAAGGACGCGGCCGCCCTGCTCAACGCGGGCAAGGGCGCCCGGCTGAACGACAGCGTGGCCGAACTGGCCGCCTTCGAGGAACAATTCAACGAAGAGCTGGCGCGACAGGCGGAAGACAACACCCAATCCAGCCGCAACCGGATGGTGCTGCTGGCCATCGTCGCCGTCGCCGCCAGCCTGCTGATCGCAGTGCTGATCCGCCGCGACCTGCTGCGCACGCTGGGCGGCGAACCGCAACAGGTGGCGGAACTGATGCGCCAGGTAGCCGGCGGCAATCTGCACTGCCAGATCCCCCTGCGCGCCGGCGACCAACACAGTCTGGCAGCCTCCATCATGCAAACGGTGCAGACGCTGGGCGCGATCATAGGCGAAGTCAAGAGTGGTTCGGAGAACCTGTCCGTCGCCGCGCAGCACATCCACTCCACCTCGCAGATGCTGGCGCAGTCGGCCAGCCAGCAGGCATCCGGCCTGGAGGAAACCTCCGCCTCGGTCCTGCAGATGTCCAACTCGATCAACCAGACCACCGACAACGCGCGCCTGACCGAGAGCATGGCGGAAAAAGCGTCCAGCGAGGCCGCCGAGGGCGGCGCTGCGGTTCAGCAAACCGTGCGGGCGATGCGGGAAATCGCCGACAAGATCGGCATCGTCGACGACATCGCCTACCAGACCAATCTGCTGGCGTTGAACGCCGCCATCGAAGCCGCCCGCGCCGGAGAGCACGGCAAGGGCTTCGCGGTGGTGGCCGCCGAGGTGCGCAAGCTGGCCGAGCGCAGCCAGGTGGCGGCGCAGGAGATCGGCACGCTGGCCGCGGACAGCGTCAACATCGTCGACAGCGCCGGCGGCCTGCTGGAGGAAATCGTCCGCTCCAGCCGCCGCACCTCGGACCTGGTGCAGGAGATCGCCGCGGCCTCCAAGGAGCAATCCGGCGGCGTCGGCCAGATCAGCATGGCGGTGCAGCAGCTGAACCAGACCACCCAGCAGAACGCCAGCGCCAGCGAAGAATTGGCCGCCACCGCGGAGGAGATGAACCGCCAGGCGGAAAATCTGCATGACCTGATCGGATTTTTCCATCTGGGCTCGCTGCACGCCGCCCATTCCGCCGCGCACAGCCATCAACCCGCGCCGGCGTCGACCGACGACCACGGCTACGCCCAATTCTGA
- a CDS encoding chemotaxis protein CheA translates to MDLEQALQTFLEESRELLDEMESILLDVEAEQTSAEQLNALFRTMHTIKGSAGLFGLETIVSFAHQAENLLDQLRDGKLALDDELVGLLLRCHDHVKLLIQALTANEALEPLRDEALEAALLGYLAVPQAMQPERHHEDPKPAASQRERWLLSLRFGPDVLRSGLDPSSFIRYLATLGEVEQIHAISCRLPAGADFDAEGNYLRFELLYQSDIDEQSLSEVFEFVREDSELFIWPLKIAAAHLHEACASATPDEAAEVERAWHQMGALGQAFPLENPAAAPDPLLEHPLATPDDEPSLAKPSPAGRADIQAEPAPAADARGGRGGESRFIKVEAGKLDSLINLIGELVIAGAAANLIARRSQQTQLVEATLSIANLIEQIRAGTLSMRMVQIGEIFHRFPRVVRDVSRELGKEIQLRIVGAETELDKSMVEKLGDPLLHIVRNAIDHGIEPTSVRVAGGKPAQGNLWLNAYHESGSVVIEVADDGGGLSRERILAKARQRGLLGEDEEPPDSAVFQQIFEAGFSTAEQVTNLSGRGVGMDVVKRGIEQLHGNIEIDSEAGRGTTFRIRLPLTLAIIDGFLVEVAGSTFVLPLETVIECIELPSGLPENGVHDCINLRGELLPLLHLDHFFELTPTAAARRNVVVSQYGDRKAGLVVDALQGEFQTVIKPLGTLFSTLKAISGSTILGTGEVALILDVPALIQHACRKESERFALPPRADAARPGSPLQGSTP, encoded by the coding sequence ATGGATCTTGAACAGGCGCTGCAAACCTTTCTGGAGGAGTCCCGCGAGCTGCTGGACGAGATGGAAAGCATTCTCTTGGACGTGGAGGCGGAGCAAACCAGCGCCGAGCAATTAAACGCGCTGTTCAGGACGATGCATACGATTAAGGGCTCGGCCGGCCTGTTCGGCCTGGAGACCATCGTCAGCTTCGCCCATCAGGCAGAAAACCTGCTCGACCAGCTGCGCGACGGCAAACTGGCCCTGGACGACGAACTCGTGGGCTTGCTGCTGCGCTGCCACGACCATGTCAAACTCCTGATCCAGGCCTTGACCGCCAACGAGGCGCTGGAGCCGCTGCGGGACGAGGCGCTGGAGGCCGCGCTCTTGGGCTACCTGGCGGTGCCGCAAGCGATGCAGCCGGAACGGCATCACGAAGATCCCAAACCCGCCGCGTCGCAGCGGGAGCGATGGCTGCTGTCGCTGCGCTTCGGACCCGATGTGCTGCGCAGCGGCCTGGATCCCTCGTCCTTCATCCGCTACCTCGCCACGCTGGGCGAGGTGGAGCAAATCCATGCGATCAGTTGCCGCCTGCCCGCAGGCGCGGACTTCGACGCGGAAGGCAACTACCTGCGTTTCGAATTGCTGTACCAGTCCGACATCGACGAGCAATCGCTGAGCGAAGTGTTCGAGTTCGTGCGCGAGGATAGCGAGCTGTTCATCTGGCCATTGAAAATCGCCGCCGCCCACCTGCACGAAGCCTGCGCCAGCGCGACGCCGGACGAGGCGGCCGAAGTGGAGCGCGCCTGGCATCAGATGGGGGCGCTGGGGCAGGCCTTTCCGCTGGAAAACCCCGCTGCCGCCCCAGATCCCTTGCTGGAACACCCGCTAGCGACGCCAGACGATGAGCCGTCCCTGGCCAAGCCCTCCCCGGCCGGCCGCGCCGACATCCAGGCGGAGCCGGCTCCGGCCGCTGACGCCCGAGGCGGGCGCGGCGGCGAAAGCCGCTTCATCAAGGTGGAGGCCGGCAAGCTGGACAGCCTGATCAATCTGATCGGCGAGCTGGTGATCGCCGGCGCGGCGGCCAATCTGATCGCCCGCCGCTCGCAGCAGACGCAGTTGGTGGAGGCCACGCTCAGCATCGCCAACCTGATCGAGCAGATTCGCGCCGGCACCCTGTCGATGCGCATGGTGCAGATAGGCGAAATTTTCCATCGTTTCCCTCGCGTGGTCCGAGACGTGTCGCGCGAGCTGGGCAAGGAAATCCAGCTGCGCATCGTCGGCGCGGAAACCGAGCTGGACAAGTCGATGGTGGAGAAGCTGGGCGACCCGCTGCTGCACATCGTGCGCAACGCGATCGATCACGGCATCGAGCCGACCTCGGTCCGAGTGGCCGGCGGCAAGCCCGCCCAAGGCAATCTGTGGCTCAACGCCTACCATGAATCCGGCAGCGTGGTGATCGAGGTGGCCGACGACGGCGGCGGCCTCAGCAGGGAGCGCATCCTGGCCAAGGCGCGTCAACGCGGCCTGCTGGGCGAGGACGAGGAGCCGCCAGACAGCGCGGTGTTCCAGCAGATTTTCGAAGCCGGCTTCTCCACCGCCGAGCAGGTGACCAATCTATCCGGCCGCGGCGTGGGCATGGACGTGGTCAAACGAGGCATCGAACAGCTGCACGGCAATATCGAAATCGACAGCGAGGCCGGGCGCGGCACCACCTTCCGCATCCGCCTGCCGCTGACGCTGGCCATCATAGACGGCTTCCTGGTCGAAGTGGCCGGCTCCACCTTCGTGCTGCCGCTGGAAACCGTGATCGAATGCATCGAGCTGCCGTCCGGACTGCCTGAAAACGGCGTCCACGATTGCATCAATCTGCGCGGCGAACTGCTGCCGCTGCTGCATCTGGACCATTTTTTCGAGCTGACGCCCACGGCTGCGGCGCGCCGCAACGTGGTAGTGTCCCAATATGGCGATCGCAAGGCCGGTCTGGTGGTGGACGCGCTGCAGGGCGAGTTCCAGACCGTGATCAAGCCATTGGGCACGCTGTTCAGCACACTGAAGGCGATCAGCGGCTCCACCATCCTCGGCACAGGCGAGGTCGCGCTGATCCTGGATGTTCCCGCCCTGATCCAACACGCATGCCGCAAGGAATCGGAACGGTTCGCGCTGCCGCCGCGCGCCGATGCCGCCCGCCCCGGCTCGCCACTGCAAGGAAGCACGCCATGA
- a CDS encoding STAS domain-containing protein, with protein MALSMVAGHEQTIYQSAQWRAELDIALQGGEDILLDLSAIEEIDCAGAQVLLWLQREAARLERKVDLLEPSKALEDFLLLMGLERELAFKRGGDGDGS; from the coding sequence ATGGCGCTATCAATGGTCGCCGGCCATGAACAAACCATCTACCAGTCCGCGCAATGGCGGGCCGAGCTGGACATCGCGCTGCAGGGCGGCGAAGACATTTTGCTTGACCTATCGGCCATAGAAGAGATCGACTGCGCCGGCGCCCAAGTGCTGCTGTGGTTGCAACGCGAGGCCGCCAGACTGGAGCGAAAGGTGGATCTGCTTGAGCCCAGCAAGGCGCTGGAAGACTTCCTCCTCCTGATGGGACTGGAGCGGGAGCTGGCGTTCAAGCGCGGCGGAGACGGCGATGGATCTTGA
- a CDS encoding response regulator: MGKTILIVDDSTTLRQVVRMTLAGAGYDVLEAGNGKEALDILDGRKIHLIISDVNMPQMDGISLLKNIKQLPHYKFTPVIMLTTESAEEKKREGKEAGAKAWVVKPFQPPVLLTAVSKLILP, from the coding sequence ATGGGCAAAACGATATTGATCGTCGACGACTCCACCACCTTGCGACAGGTGGTGCGCATGACGCTGGCCGGTGCCGGCTACGACGTGCTGGAGGCGGGAAACGGCAAGGAGGCGCTGGACATCCTGGACGGCCGCAAGATCCACCTGATCATCTCGGACGTCAACATGCCGCAGATGGACGGCATCAGCCTGCTGAAAAACATCAAGCAGCTGCCGCATTACAAATTCACCCCAGTCATCATGCTCACCACCGAGTCGGCGGAAGAGAAAAAAAGGGAAGGCAAGGAGGCCGGCGCCAAGGCATGGGTGGTCAAGCCTTTTCAGCCCCCGGTGCTGCTGACCGCGGTGTCCAAATTGATCCTGCCCTGA
- a CDS encoding transcriptional regulator codes for MIAPVQPWRWIRLQIGLAVNGGIQYALLVNHPSFWPALGLTSLLIAILLLWPVPVSTSLPSDTPNGPAGADYWRGYASHVYALLPLWAGHIALSREQIDEAAAHLTQRFDSMLRQLGHQPAQDDSPYPLSSAENRLNDTLNALQQPAALQRKLSDTLQQLRHSSLRLEALSQASGDAPLAEQVMEQSRLLAQQLQSLDQEIGASCHACHLGAPAGQTGFDLAATVEDVLTNLQFQDRVSQILSHVQNDIWQLEAALHEALHSEGELPSPPDTDAWLTALKNSYTTHEQRALHNRDGGDKAPGPSDITFF; via the coding sequence ATGATCGCCCCTGTTCAACCCTGGCGCTGGATCCGGCTGCAAATCGGCCTGGCCGTCAACGGGGGTATCCAGTACGCGCTGCTGGTCAACCACCCCTCGTTCTGGCCCGCGCTGGGCCTGACCTCGCTGTTGATCGCGATCCTTCTGCTGTGGCCTGTCCCTGTCTCGACCTCTCTTCCTTCCGACACTCCCAACGGCCCTGCCGGCGCCGACTACTGGCGCGGCTACGCCAGCCACGTATACGCGCTGCTGCCGTTGTGGGCCGGCCATATCGCGCTCAGCCGGGAGCAGATAGATGAAGCCGCCGCCCACCTGACTCAACGCTTCGACAGCATGCTGCGCCAGTTGGGCCACCAGCCGGCGCAGGACGACAGCCCCTATCCGCTGAGCTCGGCGGAGAACAGGCTGAATGACACGCTGAACGCGCTGCAACAGCCGGCCGCGCTGCAGCGCAAGCTATCGGACACGCTGCAGCAGCTGCGCCACTCCAGCCTGCGGCTGGAAGCCTTGTCCCAGGCCAGCGGAGACGCGCCGCTGGCCGAGCAGGTGATGGAGCAGTCCCGCCTGCTGGCGCAGCAGCTCCAAAGCCTGGACCAGGAAATCGGCGCCAGCTGCCATGCTTGTCATCTGGGAGCCCCGGCGGGCCAAACCGGTTTCGACCTGGCCGCCACCGTGGAAGACGTGCTGACCAATTTGCAGTTTCAAGACCGGGTCAGCCAGATACTGTCCCACGTCCAGAACGACATCTGGCAGTTGGAAGCCGCGCTGCACGAGGCGCTCCACAGCGAGGGCGAACTGCCTTCGCCGCCGGACACCGATGCTTGGCTCACCGCGCTGAAAAACAGCTACACCACCCACGAGCAACGCGCGCTGCATAACCGGGACGGCGGAGACAAGGCGCCCGGCCCCAGCGATATCACTTTTTTCTGA
- a CDS encoding aspartate kinase, whose amino-acid sequence MALIVQKYGGTSVGTTERIKNVARRVAKWKAQGHDVVVVVSAMSGETNRLIALAKDIQDYPDPRELDVVVSTGEQVTIGLLAMALKEIGVPAKSYCGWQVRVVTDQAHTKARIQSIDDEAMRGDLKEGRVVIVAGFQGMDEEGNITTLGRGGSDTSAVALAAALKADECQIYTDVDGVYTTDPRVVPEARRLKTVTFEEMIEMASLGSKVLQIRSVEFAGKYKVRLRVLSSFEDEGEGTLITFEEDESMEKAVVAGIAFDRNEARINVKGVPDKPGIAYQILGPIADANIEVDMIIQNVGENGTTDFSFTVPRGEFNRALTILREVQTHIGAAKIDADDKVAKISIVGVGMRSHCGIASTMFRTLAEEGINIQMISTSEIKVSVLLDEKYLELAVRVLHKAFGLDQAA is encoded by the coding sequence ATGGCACTCATCGTACAGAAGTACGGCGGCACCTCGGTAGGGACGACCGAGCGTATCAAGAATGTGGCCCGCCGCGTCGCCAAGTGGAAGGCTCAGGGACATGATGTGGTGGTGGTGGTCTCCGCGATGAGCGGAGAAACCAATCGCCTGATAGCCCTGGCCAAGGATATCCAGGATTACCCCGATCCGCGCGAGCTGGACGTGGTGGTCTCCACCGGCGAGCAAGTCACCATCGGCCTGCTGGCGATGGCGTTGAAAGAAATCGGCGTGCCGGCCAAGAGCTATTGCGGCTGGCAGGTGAGGGTGGTGACCGATCAGGCCCACACCAAGGCCCGCATCCAATCTATAGACGACGAAGCGATGCGCGGTGATCTGAAGGAGGGCCGAGTGGTCATCGTCGCCGGCTTCCAGGGCATGGATGAGGAAGGCAACATCACCACGCTGGGCCGCGGCGGTTCGGACACTTCGGCGGTGGCGCTGGCCGCCGCGCTGAAGGCGGACGAGTGCCAGATCTACACCGATGTGGACGGCGTCTATACCACCGATCCGCGGGTGGTGCCCGAAGCGCGCCGGCTGAAGACGGTGACCTTCGAAGAGATGATCGAAATGGCGTCTCTGGGCTCCAAGGTATTGCAGATCCGCTCGGTGGAGTTCGCCGGCAAGTACAAGGTGCGCTTGCGCGTGCTCTCCAGCTTCGAGGATGAAGGCGAGGGCACCCTGATTACGTTTGAGGAAGATGAAAGCATGGAAAAGGCGGTAGTGGCAGGCATCGCGTTCGATCGCAACGAAGCCCGCATCAATGTCAAGGGCGTGCCGGACAAGCCGGGCATCGCCTACCAGATCCTGGGTCCGATCGCCGATGCCAACATCGAAGTGGACATGATCATCCAGAACGTCGGCGAGAACGGCACCACCGATTTCTCGTTCACCGTGCCGCGCGGCGAATTCAACCGCGCCTTGACCATCCTGCGAGAAGTGCAGACCCATATCGGCGCCGCCAAGATCGATGCCGATGACAAGGTGGCCAAAATCTCCATCGTCGGCGTGGGCATGCGCTCGCACTGCGGCATCGCCTCCACCATGTTCCGCACGTTGGCGGAGGAAGGCATCAATATCCAGATGATTTCCACCTCGGAAATCAAGGTGTCGGTGCTGCTGGACGAGAAATACCTGGAGCTGGCGGTTCGCGTTTTGCATAAGGCTTTCGGTTTGGATCAGGCGGCGTAA
- a CDS encoding 3'-5' exonuclease: MNNLFAQPCAIVDLETTGGNIARDRITEVGMVLIDGERVERLSWLVNPGQPIPPFIENMTGISNEMAAAAPPFSALADDLLSRLQGRLLLAHNARFDYGFLKNEFRRQGLRFQARALCTVKLSRRLYPQHFKHSLDSLIARHGIAMPERHRALADAEAVYRFIQIASAELGEDKVAHEASQLLSQPAELSSLPADL; encoded by the coding sequence TTGAATAACCTGTTTGCACAACCCTGCGCCATCGTCGACCTGGAAACCACCGGCGGCAACATCGCGCGAGACCGCATCACGGAAGTCGGCATGGTGCTGATAGATGGCGAGCGCGTCGAGCGTCTGTCCTGGTTGGTCAATCCGGGACAACCGATTCCCCCCTTCATTGAGAATATGACCGGCATCAGCAATGAAATGGCAGCCGCCGCGCCGCCGTTTTCGGCGCTGGCCGATGACTTGCTGTCCCGGTTGCAAGGGCGGCTCTTGCTGGCGCACAACGCCCGCTTCGATTACGGTTTCCTGAAAAACGAATTCCGCCGGCAGGGGCTGCGTTTCCAGGCGCGCGCGCTATGCACCGTCAAGCTGTCGCGCCGCCTGTACCCGCAGCATTTCAAGCACAGCCTGGATAGCCTTATCGCCCGCCATGGCATTGCGATGCCGGAACGCCACCGCGCGCTGGCCGATGCCGAGGCGGTGTATCGCTTCATCCAGATCGCGAGCGCGGAGCTGGGCGAAGACAAGGTGGCGCATGAGGCGTCGCAGTTGCTGTCGCAGCCTGCCGAATTGTCCAGTCTCCCGGCTGATCTGTAG
- a CDS encoding DUF2846 domain-containing protein, with the protein MRILIAAALVAGLSACASTPMATQEADASAKEFKVSANASRVYIYRNENMGAAVKMPVLIDNKPAGSTVAKSYIMTDLPAGKHTIVGQAENDSSLTLDTVAGKIYYVWQEVKMGVLYARNKVQEVDEKTGQDGVKESSLIAPL; encoded by the coding sequence ATGCGTATTTTGATCGCAGCAGCACTGGTCGCCGGCTTGAGCGCCTGCGCCTCCACTCCGATGGCCACCCAAGAGGCGGATGCCTCCGCCAAAGAGTTCAAAGTCTCGGCTAACGCATCCCGCGTTTATATCTATCGCAACGAAAATATGGGTGCCGCCGTCAAGATGCCCGTGTTGATCGACAACAAACCCGCCGGCAGCACCGTCGCCAAGAGCTATATCATGACAGACCTTCCCGCCGGCAAGCACACCATCGTGGGCCAAGCGGAAAATGACTCCAGCCTGACCCTAGACACCGTAGCGGGCAAGATCTACTACGTCTGGCAAGAGGTCAAGATGGGCGTGCTCTACGCTCGCAACAAGGTACAGGAGGTCGATGAGAAAACCGGCCAGGACGGCGTCAAGGAATCGTCGCTGATCGCGCCGCTCTAA
- a CDS encoding flagellar motor protein, producing the protein MDKISLIAIVMGLTAIIAGQAIEGGNIGSLMQLTAFMIVIGGTTSAVMLQSTPKQFMAGLRMLRWIFRPPNFDHEKMIREVVNWSQTSRKGGLLALEGMIAAQRDPFTKKALQMLVDGTEPDTLRAVMEVEISMFEHARKQSARIWESAGGYAPTMGILGAVLGLIHVMENLSDPSKLGGGIAVAFVATVYGVGSANLFFLPMGNKLKHLVASEIAMKELVVEGVVAIANGENPRIIESRLRGFLAMHE; encoded by the coding sequence GTGGACAAGATCAGTCTCATCGCCATCGTCATGGGTTTGACCGCCATCATCGCCGGCCAGGCCATCGAAGGGGGCAATATCGGTTCGCTGATGCAGCTGACCGCCTTCATGATCGTCATCGGCGGCACCACCAGCGCGGTGATGCTGCAAAGCACGCCCAAGCAATTCATGGCCGGCCTGCGCATGCTGCGCTGGATTTTCCGCCCGCCCAACTTCGATCATGAAAAGATGATCCGCGAGGTGGTCAACTGGAGCCAGACCTCGCGCAAGGGCGGCCTCTTGGCGCTGGAGGGCATGATCGCCGCCCAGCGCGACCCCTTCACCAAGAAGGCGCTGCAGATGCTGGTGGACGGCACCGAGCCGGATACGCTGCGCGCGGTGATGGAGGTGGAAATCAGCATGTTCGAGCATGCCCGCAAACAGTCAGCCCGCATCTGGGAGTCGGCCGGCGGCTACGCGCCGACCATGGGCATTCTGGGCGCGGTGCTGGGCCTGATCCACGTGATGGAGAACCTGTCCGACCCGTCCAAGCTGGGCGGCGGCATCGCGGTGGCCTTCGTCGCCACCGTCTACGGCGTGGGCTCGGCCAACTTGTTCTTTCTGCCGATGGGCAACAAGCTCAAGCACCTGGTGGCCTCGGAAATCGCGATGAAGGAGCTGGTGGTGGAAGGCGTGGTGGCCATCGCCAACGGCGAGAACCCGCGCATCATCGAAAGCCGGCTTCGCGGCTTCCTGGCGATGCACGAATAA